In Cervus elaphus chromosome 5, mCerEla1.1, whole genome shotgun sequence, the following proteins share a genomic window:
- the FKBP10 gene encoding peptidyl-prolyl cis-trans isomerase FKBP10, with protein MLRAGPPSHTLLRLPLLQLLLLLVQAVGRGLGRASPAGGPLEDVVIERYHIPRVCPREVQMGDFVRYHYNGTFEDGKKFDSSYDRHTLVAIVVGVGRLITGMDRGLMGMCVNERRRLIVPPHLGYGSIGVAGLIPPDATLYFDVVLLDVWNKEDTVQVSTLLRPPHCPRMVQDSDFVRYHYNGTLLDGTAFDTSYSRGGTYDTYVGSGWLIKGMDQGLLGMCPGERRKIIIPPFLAYGEKGYGTVIPSQASLVFHVLLIDVHNPKDTVQLETLELPPGCVRRAVAGDFMRYHYNGSLMDGTLFDSSYSRNHTYNTYVGQGYIIPGMDQGLQGSCMGERRRITIPPHLAYGENGTGDKIPGSAVLIFDVHVIDFHNPADPVEIKTLSRPLETCNETAKLGDFVRYHYNCSLLDGTRLFSSHDYGAPQEATLGAHKVIEGLDTGLQGMCVGERRQLVVPPHLAHGESGARGVPGSAVLLFEVELVSREDGLPTGYLFVWHEDPPANLFEHMDLNKDGEVPAEEFSTFIKAQVSEGKGRLLPGQDPEKTIGDMFQNQDRNQDGKITAEELKLKSDEDQERVHEEL; from the exons ATGCTCCGTGCGGGCCCCCCGAGCCACACCCTCCTCCGGCTCCCCCTGctgcagttgctgctgctgctggtgcaggccgtggggagggggctgggccgTGCCAGCCCGGCCGGGGGCCCCCTGGAAGATGTGGTTATCGAGAGGTACCACATCCCCAGGGTCTGTCCCCGGGAAGTGCAGATGGGGGATTTTGTGCGCTACCATTACAACGGTACTTTCGAGGACGGCAAGAAATTTGACTCGAG ctatGACCGCCACACCTTGGTGGCCATCGTGGTGGGCGTGGGGCGCCTCATCACCGGCATGGACCGAGGCCTCATGGGCATGTGTGTCAATGAACGCCGCCGCCTCATTGTGCCTCCGCACCTGGGCTATGGCAGCATCGGCGTGG CGGGGCTCATCCCCCCCGATGCCACCCTCTACTTCGACGTGGTTCTGCTGGATGTATGGAACAAGGAGGACACTGTGCAGGTGAGCACCTTGCTGCGCCCACCCCACTGCCCCCGGATGGTCCAGGACAGTGACTTCGTGCGCTACCACTACAATGGCACGCTGCTGGATGGCACCGCCTTCGACACCAG CTACAGTAGGGGTGGGACTTATGACACCTACGTGGGCTCTGGCTGGCTGATCAAGGGCATGGACCAGGGGCTGCTGGGCATGTGtcctggagagagaaggaagatcaTCATCCCTCCATTCCTGGCCTATGGCGAGAAAGGCTATG GGACGGTGATCCCCTCGCAGGCCTCGCTGGTCTTCCACGTCCTACTGATTGATGTCCACAACCCAAAGGACACTGTCCAGCTGGAGACACTTGAGCTGCCGCCTGGCTGCGTCCGGAGAGCCGTGGCTGGGGACTTCATGCGTTACCACTACAACGGGTCCCTAATGGATGGCACTCTCTTTGATTCCAG CTACTCCCGCAACCACACCTACAATACCTATGTGGGGCAGGGTTACATCATCCCTGGGATGGACCAAGGCCTTCAAGGCTCGTGCATGGGGGAGCGCCGGAGGATCACCATCCCCCCCCACCTTGCCTACGGGGAGAACGGGACTG GAGACAAGATCCCTGGCTCTGCTGTGCTGATCTTTGACGTCCACGTGATCGATTTCCATAATCCTGCGGATCCAGTGGAAATCAAGACGCTGTCCCGGCCCCTGGAGACCTGCAACGAGACGGCCAAGCTCGGGGACTTTGTTCGCTACCACTACAACTGCTCTCTGCTGGATGGCACCAGGCTCTTCTCCTC CCATGACTACGGGGCCCCTCAGGAGGCAACTCTGGGGGCCCACAAAGTGATCGAAGGCCTGGACACGGGCCTGCAGGGCATGTGCGTGGGAGAGAGGCGGCAGCTGGTGGTCCCCCCGCACCTGGCACACGGCGAGAGCGGAG CCCGGGGGGTCCCTGGCAGTGCTGTGCTGCTGTTTGAGGTGGAGCTGGTGTCCCGGGAGGACGGGCTGCCCACGGGCTACCTGTTTGTGTGGCACGAGGACCCTCCTGCCAACCTGTTTGAACACATGGACCTTAACAAGGATGGCGAGGTCCCCGCGGAGGAG TTCTCCACCTTCATCAAGGCTCAAGTCAGTGAGGGCAAAGGCCGCCTCCTGCCTGGCCAggatcctgagaaaaccataggaGACATGTTCCAGAATCAGGATCGCAACCAGGATGGCAAGATCACCGCCGAGGAGCTCAAGCTGAAGTCGGACGAAGACCAGGAGCGGGTCCATGAGGAACTCTGA
- the NT5C3B gene encoding 7-methylguanosine phosphate-specific 5'-nucleotidase isoform X2 — protein sequence MAEEVSTLMKATVLMRQPGRVQEIVGSLRKGGGDRLQVISDFDMTLSRFAYNGKRCPSSYNILDNSMIISEECRKELKALLHHYYPIEIDPHRTIKEKLPHMVEWDGYKTFFNTLSQNNIPLFIFSAGIGDVLEEIIRQRKVFHPNIHIVSNYMEFDEDGFLKGFKGQLIHTYNKNSSVCENSDYFQQLQGKTNILLLGDSMGDLTMADGVPGVENILKVGFLNDKVEERRERYMDSYDIVLERDETLDVVNGLLQHILQQGDWTEMQGS from the exons ATGGCGGAGGAG GTGAGCACCCTGATGAAGGCCACGGTCCTGATGCGTCAGCCCGGACGGGTGCAGGAGATCGTGGGCTCCCTCCGCAAGGGCGGGGGAGACCGCTTACAG GTCATTTCTGATTTTGACATGACCTTGAGCAGGTTTGCATATAATGGAAAGCGATGCCCTTCTTCTTACA ATATTCTGGATAACAGCATGATCATCAGTGAGGAGTGCCGAAAAGAG CTCAAAGCGCTCCTTCACCATTATTACCCGATTGAGATTGACCCACACCGGACTATCAAAGAGAAGTTACCCCACATGGTAGAATG GGATGGATACAAGACATTCTTCAACACCCTCTCGCAGAACAACATTccccttttcatcttttctgcgGGCATTGGGGATGTCCTGGAAGAAATTATCCGGCAGAGGAAAGTGTTCCACCCCAACATCCACATCGTGTCTAACTACATGGAGTTTGATGAAGAT GGCTTCCTAAAGGGATTCAAGGGCCAGCTCATCCACACCTACAACAAGAACAGCTCTGTGTGTGAGAACTCCGATTACTTCCAGCAGCTTCAGGGCAAAACCAACATCCTCCTGCTGGGAGACTCCATGGGGGACCTCACTATGGCTGATGGGGTTCCTGGCGTGGAGAACATTCTCAAAGTTGGCTTCCTAAATGACAAG GTGGAGGAGCGGCGGGAGCGCTACATGGACTCATATGACATCGTGCTGGAGAGGGACGAGACGCTGGACGTGGTCAATGGGCTGCTGCAGCACATCCTGCAACAGGGTGACTGGACAGAGATGCAGGGCTCCTGA
- the NT5C3B gene encoding 7-methylguanosine phosphate-specific 5'-nucleotidase isoform X1, whose translation MAEEVSTLMKATVLMRQPGRVQEIVGSLRKGGGDRLQVISDFDMTLSRFAYNGKRCPSSYNILDNSMIISEECRKELKALLHHYYPIEIDPHRTIKEKLPHMVEWWTKAHDLLCQQKIQKFQIAQVVRESNAMLRDGYKTFFNTLSQNNIPLFIFSAGIGDVLEEIIRQRKVFHPNIHIVSNYMEFDEDGFLKGFKGQLIHTYNKNSSVCENSDYFQQLQGKTNILLLGDSMGDLTMADGVPGVENILKVGFLNDKVEERRERYMDSYDIVLERDETLDVVNGLLQHILQQGDWTEMQGS comes from the exons ATGGCGGAGGAG GTGAGCACCCTGATGAAGGCCACGGTCCTGATGCGTCAGCCCGGACGGGTGCAGGAGATCGTGGGCTCCCTCCGCAAGGGCGGGGGAGACCGCTTACAG GTCATTTCTGATTTTGACATGACCTTGAGCAGGTTTGCATATAATGGAAAGCGATGCCCTTCTTCTTACA ATATTCTGGATAACAGCATGATCATCAGTGAGGAGTGCCGAAAAGAG CTCAAAGCGCTCCTTCACCATTATTACCCGATTGAGATTGACCCACACCGGACTATCAAAGAGAAGTTACCCCACATGGTAGAATG GTGGACCAAAGCACACGACCTCCTGTGTCAGCAGAAGATTCAGAAGTTTCAGATAGCCCAGGTGGTAAGAGAGTCCAACGCAATGCTCAG GGATGGATACAAGACATTCTTCAACACCCTCTCGCAGAACAACATTccccttttcatcttttctgcgGGCATTGGGGATGTCCTGGAAGAAATTATCCGGCAGAGGAAAGTGTTCCACCCCAACATCCACATCGTGTCTAACTACATGGAGTTTGATGAAGAT GGCTTCCTAAAGGGATTCAAGGGCCAGCTCATCCACACCTACAACAAGAACAGCTCTGTGTGTGAGAACTCCGATTACTTCCAGCAGCTTCAGGGCAAAACCAACATCCTCCTGCTGGGAGACTCCATGGGGGACCTCACTATGGCTGATGGGGTTCCTGGCGTGGAGAACATTCTCAAAGTTGGCTTCCTAAATGACAAG GTGGAGGAGCGGCGGGAGCGCTACATGGACTCATATGACATCGTGCTGGAGAGGGACGAGACGCTGGACGTGGTCAATGGGCTGCTGCAGCACATCCTGCAACAGGGTGACTGGACAGAGATGCAGGGCTCCTGA
- the KLHL10 gene encoding kelch-like protein 10, whose amino-acid sequence MEMESAAASTRFHQPHMERKMSAMTCEIFNELRLEGKLCDVVIKVNGFEFNAHKNILCSCSSYFRALFTSGWNNTEKKVYNIPGISPDMMKLIIEYAYTRTVPITPDNVEKLLAAADQFNIMGIVRGCCEFLKSELCLDNCIGICKFTDYYYCPELRQKAYMFILHNFEEMVKVSAEFLELSVTELKDIIEKDELNVKQEDAVFEAILKWISHDPQNRKQHISVLLPKVRLALMHAEYFMNNVKMNDYVKDSEECKPVIINALKAMYDLNMNGPSNSDFTNPLTRPRLPYAILFAIGGWSGGSPTNAIEAYDARADRWVNVTCEEESPRAYHGAAYLKGYVYIIGGFDSVDYFNSVKRFDPVKKTWHQVAPMHSRRCYVSVTVLSNFIYAMGGFDGYVRLNTAERYEPETNQWTLIAPMHEQRSDASATTLYGKVYICGGFNGNECLFTAEVYNAESNQWTVIAPMRSRRSGIGVIAYGEHVYAVGGFDGANRLRSAEAYSPVANTWRTIPTMFNPRSNFGIEVVDDLLFVVGGFNGFTTTFNVECYDEKTDEWYDAHDMSIYRSALSCCVVPGLANVGEYAARRDNFTGLALRDEVKYSASTSTLPV is encoded by the exons ATGGAGATGGAGAGCGCGGCGGCCTCCACACGGTTCCACCAGCCTCACATGGAGAGGAAGATGAGTGCGATGACCTGTGAGATCTTCAACGAGCTTAGGCTAGAGGGCAAGCTCTGCGACGTGGTCATCAAGGTCAATGGCTTTGAGTTCAATGCCCACAAGAACATCCTCTGTAGCTGCAGTTCCTACTTTAG AGCTTTGTTTACAAGTGGCTGGAACAACACTGAAAAGAAGGTATACAACATCCCTGGCATTTCCCCTGACATGATGAAGCTGATTATCGAATATGCATACACCCGGACGGTCCCCATCACACCAGATAACGTGGAGAAACTCTTGGCTGCTGCAGACCAATTTAACATCATGGGTATTGTCAGGGGTTGCTGTGAGTTCCTCAAGTCGGAGCTGTGTTTGGATAACTGTATCGGCATCTGCAAGTTCACAGACTACTACTACTGCCCTGAGCTGAGGCAGAAGGCCTACATGTTCATACTGCACAACTTTGAGGAGATGGTGAAAGTCTCAGCAGAGTTTTTAGAGCTCTCAGTCACTGAACTTAAGGATATCATTGAGAAAGATGAGCTCAACGTCAAACAAGAAGATGCTGTATTTGAGGccattttaaaatggatttctCATGACCCCCAAAATAGGAAGCAGCATATTTCAGTTTTGCTTCCCAAg GTTCGCCTGGCCTTAATGCACGCTGAATATTTCATGAACAATGTTAAAATGAATGACTATGTCAAGGACAGTGAGGAATGCAAGCCAGTCATCATAAATGCCCTGAAGGCCATGTATGACCTAAATATGAATGGCCCTTCTAATTCTGATTTCACCAACCCACTCACCAGGCCCCGCCTGCCCTATGCCATCCTATTTGCAATTGGTGGCTGGAGTGGTGGGAGCCCCACCAATGCCATTGAGGCATATGATGCTCGGGCAGACAGATGGGTGAATGTCACTTGTGAGGAAGAGAGTCCTCGTGCCTACCATGGGGCAGCCTATTTGAAAGGCTATGTTTATATCATTGGGGGGTTCGACAGTGTGGACTATTTCAATAGTGTTAAGCGTTTTGACCCAGTCAAGAAAACCTGGCACCAGGTGGCCCCAATGCACTCCAGGCGTTGCTACGTCAGTGTGACAGTCCTCAGCAATTTTATTTACGCCATGGGAGGCTTTGATGGCTACGTGCGTCTCAACACTGCTGAACGTTATGAGCCAGAGACCAACCAGTGGACACTCATTGCCCCCATGCATGAGCAGAGGAGTGATGCGAGTGCCACAACACTCTATGGAAAG GTCTACATATGTGGTGGGTTTAATGGAAACGAATGCCTGTTTACAGCAGAAGTGTACAATGCTGAGAGTAATCAGTGGACAGTCATAGCACCCATGAGAAGCAGGAGGAGTGGGATAGGTGTAATTGCTTATGGAGAACACGTATATGCG GTAGGCGGCTTTGACGGAGCTAATCGACTTAGGAGTGCAGAAGCCTACAGCCCAGTGGCTAACACTTGGCGCACGATCCCCACTATGTTTAATCCTCGTAGCAATTTTGGCATCGAGGTGGTAGACGACCTCTTGTTTGTGGTGGGTGGCTTTAATGGCTTTACCACCACCTTTAATGTCGAGTGCTATGACGAGAAGACTGACGAGTGGTATGATGCTCACGACATGAGCATATACCGCAGTGCTCTGAGCTGCTGTGTGGTACCAGGGCTGGCCAACGTTGGGGAATACGCAGCTAGACGGGACAACTTCACGGGGCTAGCACTGCGAGACGAAGTAAAGTACTCTGCCTCGACAAGTACCCTACCTGTATGA